Proteins co-encoded in one Astyanax mexicanus isolate ESR-SI-001 chromosome 1, AstMex3_surface, whole genome shotgun sequence genomic window:
- the stxbp6l gene encoding syntaxin binding protein 6 (amisyn), like isoform X1: protein MMNIQSNISREIFAPQDEKLLVAIEVKKRRKRRLPFLTAGRKRDYVTFLCLSVTNKRPSQVFITKVKQYPGSPRFTKRSQWSVEQLRQVDGINPNKDTPEFDLGFDHNLDQWVAGSSAEKCMFVQILYHACQNYWGGKLGLGAAGSQKGPGASGEQPDPAGAVEKKKAPNAPRPTEFVNCQSKLMGDACSVNMVIYRCKIFLNRMKNTMIASPSQLEIAGLKAPATKAAATKAATSKAATSKAAASKASTTKASTAKASTAKAPSTKFFKPVSSPPAQRSVGSVVRRASHVLSDRDFRVARQMAKQRRSSFPKAF from the exons ATGATGAACATCCAGTCCAACATCAGCAGGGAAATCTTTGCCCCACAAGACGAGAAGTTACTGGTAGCTATTGaggtgaagaagaggaggaaaagGAGGCTGCCCTTCCTCACAGCTGGAAGGAAGAGAGACTATGTGACCTTCCTTTGCCTGTCAG TTACGAATAAGCGACCTTCTCAGGTCTTCATCACGAAGGTGAAGCAGTATCCTGGCTCTCCACGTTTTACCAAACGGTCCCAGTGgtctgtagagcagctccgcCAGGTCGATGGCATCAACCCCAACAAG GACACTCCAGAGTTTGATCTGGGGTTCGACCACAACCTTGACCAGTGGGTAGCCGGCTCGTCTGCAGAGAAGTGCATGTTTGTGCAGATTCTCTATCATGCCTGCCAGAACTACTGGGGTGGAAAGCTCGGGCTTGGGGCTGCTGGAAGTCAGAAGGGCCCAGGGGCCTCAGGGGAACAGCCAGATCCTGCAGGAGCTGTGGAAAAGAAAAAAGCCCCAAACGCTCCACGGCCAACAGAGTTCGTCAACTGCCAGTCCAAACTAATGGGTG ATGCCTGCTCTGTCAACATGGTCATCTACCGCTGTAAGATTTTCCTGAACCGCATGAAGAACACAATGATTGCAAGCCCTAGCCAGCTTGAAATTGCTGGCCTGAAAG CCCCCGCCACCAAAGCTGCCGCCACCAAAGCCGCCACCTCCAAAGCCGCCACCTCCAAAGCAGCCGCCTCCAAAGCTTCCACCACTAAAGCCTCCACTGCTAAAGCCTCCACTGCTAAGGCCCCCTCTACTAAATTCTTCAAGCCTGTCTCCTCTCCTCCAGCCCAGAGGAGTGTGGGTAGTGTAGTTCGCAGGGCCAGTCATGTGCTGTCTGACCGCGACTTCAGGGTTGCAAGacaaatggcaaaacaaagaAG GTCCAGTTTCCCGAAAGCTTTTTAG
- the stxbp6l gene encoding syntaxin binding protein 6 (amisyn), like isoform X2 produces MMNIQSNISREIFAPQDEKLLVAIEVKKRRKRRLPFLTAGRKRDYVTFLCLSVTNKRPSQVFITKVKQYPGSPRFTKRSQWSVEQLRQVDGINPNKDTPEFDLGFDHNLDQWVAGSSAEKCMFVQILYHACQNYWGGKLGLGAAGSQKGPGASGEQPDPAGAVEKKKAPNAPRPTEFVNCQSKLMGDACSVNMVIYRCKIFLNRMKNTMIASPSQLEIAGLKAPATKAAATKAATSKAATSKAAASKASTTKASTAKASTAKAPSTKFFKPVSSPPAQRSVGSVVRRASHVLSDRDFRVARQMAKQRSLP; encoded by the exons ATGATGAACATCCAGTCCAACATCAGCAGGGAAATCTTTGCCCCACAAGACGAGAAGTTACTGGTAGCTATTGaggtgaagaagaggaggaaaagGAGGCTGCCCTTCCTCACAGCTGGAAGGAAGAGAGACTATGTGACCTTCCTTTGCCTGTCAG TTACGAATAAGCGACCTTCTCAGGTCTTCATCACGAAGGTGAAGCAGTATCCTGGCTCTCCACGTTTTACCAAACGGTCCCAGTGgtctgtagagcagctccgcCAGGTCGATGGCATCAACCCCAACAAG GACACTCCAGAGTTTGATCTGGGGTTCGACCACAACCTTGACCAGTGGGTAGCCGGCTCGTCTGCAGAGAAGTGCATGTTTGTGCAGATTCTCTATCATGCCTGCCAGAACTACTGGGGTGGAAAGCTCGGGCTTGGGGCTGCTGGAAGTCAGAAGGGCCCAGGGGCCTCAGGGGAACAGCCAGATCCTGCAGGAGCTGTGGAAAAGAAAAAAGCCCCAAACGCTCCACGGCCAACAGAGTTCGTCAACTGCCAGTCCAAACTAATGGGTG ATGCCTGCTCTGTCAACATGGTCATCTACCGCTGTAAGATTTTCCTGAACCGCATGAAGAACACAATGATTGCAAGCCCTAGCCAGCTTGAAATTGCTGGCCTGAAAG CCCCCGCCACCAAAGCTGCCGCCACCAAAGCCGCCACCTCCAAAGCCGCCACCTCCAAAGCAGCCGCCTCCAAAGCTTCCACCACTAAAGCCTCCACTGCTAAAGCCTCCACTGCTAAGGCCCCCTCTACTAAATTCTTCAAGCCTGTCTCCTCTCCTCCAGCCCAGAGGAGTGTGGGTAGTGTAGTTCGCAGGGCCAGTCATGTGCTGTCTGACCGCGACTTCAGGGTTGCAAGacaaatggcaaaacaaagaAG TTTGCCTTAA